The following are from one region of the Mus caroli chromosome 13, CAROLI_EIJ_v1.1, whole genome shotgun sequence genome:
- the LOC110308123 gene encoding zinc finger protein 322, with protein sequence MESHLGENHRRCTLQKRNVTRELKNGKHTMYALKRGKKIYIRVHEITQIDNQTYQCLEREQNFCENLARMCERTYTEEKPYRCDMCEKTFXQSSDLISHQRIHNYEKPYKCSKCEKSFWHHLALSGHQRTHAGKKFYTCDICGKNFGQSSDLLVHQRSHTGEKPYLCNECDKCFSRSTNLIRHRRTHTGEKPFKCLECEKAFSGKSDLISHQRTHTGERPYKCNKCEKSYRHRSAFIVHKRVHTGEKPYKCGACEKCFGQKSDLIVHQRVHTGEKPYKCLECMRSFTRSANLIRHQATHTHTFKCLEYEKSFNCSSDFIVHQRIHMEEKPHQWSMCESDFLLGMDFVAQQKMRTQTEELHYKYSVCDKTFHHSSALLQHQTVHIDDEYICNMSEKGLDLSSHASETSRMS encoded by the coding sequence ATGGAAAGCCACTTAGGAGAGAACCATAGAAGATGTACACTTCAGAAGAGAAATGTAACCAGAGAACTCAAAAACGGAAAACATACCATGTATGCCctcaaaagggggaaaaagatttATATTCGTGTACATGAGATTACTCAAATAGATAATCAAACATATCAGTGCCTTGAACGTGAACAAAACTTTTGTGAAAACTTAGCACGAATGTGTGAGAGAACATATACCGAGGAGAAACCTTATAGATGTGATATGTGTGAGAAAACCTTCATNCAAAGTTCAGATCTTATTTCCCACCAGAGGATCCATAATTACGAGAAACCTTATAAGTGTAGCAAATGTGAAAAGAGCTTTTGGCACCACTTAGCCCTTTCAGGACACCAGAGAACTCATGCAGGTAAAAAGTTTTATACCTGTGACATCTGTGGCAAGAATTTTGGTCAGAGTTCTGATCTGCTTGTCCACCAGCGAAGCCATACAGGTGAAAAACCTTATCTGTGTAATGAGTGTGATAAATGCTTCAGTCGAAGTACAAATCTCATAAGGCACCGAAGAACTCACACAGGTGAGAAACCGTTTAAGTGTCTGGAATGTGAAAAGGCTTTTAGTGGGAAATCAGATCTTATTAGCCACCAAAGGACTCATACCGGTGAAAGGCCCTACAAATGCAATAAATGTGAGAAAAGTTACCGACATCGGTCTGCCTTCATTGTGCATAAAAGAGTTCATACTGGGGAGAAGCCGTACAAGTGTGGTGCCTGTGAGAAGTGCTTTGGCCAGAAATCTGACCTTATTGTACACCAGAGAgtccatacaggagagaaaccatatAAATGCTTGGAGTGTATGAGAAGTTTTACTCGGAGTGCCAACCTAATTAGGCACCAGGCAACTCACACTCATACTTTCAAATGCCTTGAATATGAGAAAAGTTTCAACTGTAGCTCAGACTTTATTgtacatcagagaattcatatgGAAGAAAAACCACATCAATGGTCTATGTGTGAGAGTGACTTCCTCCTAGGTATGGACTTCGTTGCCCAGCAGAAAATGAGGACTCAAACAGAGGAGCTCCATTATAAATACAGTGTATGTGATAAAACCTTTCATCATAGCTCAGCCCTTCTTCAACATCAGACAGTGCACATTGATGATGAATACATCTGTAATATGAGTGAAAAAGGGCTTGATCTAAGTTCTCACGCATCGGAAACCTCACGTATGTCTTGA